The following nucleotide sequence is from Lytechinus variegatus isolate NC3 chromosome 12, Lvar_3.0, whole genome shotgun sequence.
gtctcatcccacacGGTCTAATCCTAGTTCTCCTACCAGTGTTTCATTtgctaaccatttggtctaattgtcacTTAGCCCACTTACCACTTTGTCTAACTTCCAGTTTgctatattttcatttgatatccACTCAGTATTTAAGTCTCGGTATATATGTGGGAAAAGGTAGTATATGACATGGAAATTGGACCTTATGCCATGGGCATAATACTTTAttggacaaaatgaaaattagactgACTTGATGGTAGACCAAGTTGGTTTAGCCATGGTGATAGATGTTAgaaaattagaccatctgctataCACCAACTTTACCAAGTGATTATGAACCATTTATCTTTCCATCATCATTGGtttcatagctttcttattttacatctgattttaatgaaactttcagtgttatgcttctttgatttcttttttttttttttttttcaaatcaaatgttTGTTGGGGTGGAGCCAGActtccccttaaaaaaaaattacatgctcATTTTTTCCCAATCGCCTGATTTGCTCGTTGAACTGCTTCTTTTGAATTGCACACATTACATGAAACATTTACACTCTccttaaaggtaaaagaaagtggttgcagcaaacaattatttcacgagaaagtctttaaaatcaaggttaattgtcaccatattgttatagatctagttctacattgaaataaacctatctttgtgaaatcatgaaatcttagctgaaaactgataattctgatgatcactaacacaaaaaGGCATATATATGGGGGGATAGTGTGTTAATATTGCTTTGAGAAATGCACAATATTTTATGGAATCCTGTGCGTAtgttgcttatttctcagcaattacagtTTTCtccagagccatttggcacatatgtGTTATTCATACAtgcaaacacttgggtggtcattttattggattctgttcaaattcattttgagatccactactggcatttatctttaaaggtcaagtacaccccagaataatgttgatttgaatcaatcgAGAAACATCAATctagcataatactgaaaatttcatcaaaatcggatgtgaaatgagaaagttatggcatttttaattttcgcttatttttcacaaaaacagtgatatgcacaactcaagtGACATACACattagtcgatgatgtccatcactcacatttttttttattgtttgaattatacaatatgtttttacatatttgacaattaaGGACCagcttgactgaaccatatagtattaaacaatgctcatttcacattttcaagGAGGAATTAACTTGACAacgagaagaaaattagaatatttcatatgataaaatacaaaagaaatagtgagtggatgacatcgtcattctcctcatttgcatactgaccaggatgtacatataactgttttgtgaaattaagcgaagctttgaaatgtcacaactttacatccgattttgatgaaatattcagtgttattcttgttggatttttttctttttattcaagtcaactttttgttgggttggacttgtcctttaaagaatcAAGCATTagtgctttttttttcattgtatattGCCAGGTCTGGGCAAGGTCTTTTCATCCAACGAGAACTCTCTAGTGACTCCCCACCGGAAGGCTCTGGGTGACCTGAGTAACAACAAGGCCAGTCGTCAACCTTTAGGGAGTCTAAGTAACACCATTCACAAGACTAACCAGGGTAGTGGACTCATCAAGAAACCTCTTGGAAGTCAGCTCAAGACGCCAGGGCCTGGCATCAAGGTGTTCGGAGAAGGACCAGCTCTAAAGGTATTGATTTTTTGATCCAAAACAAATTAATAGTACAGTTGATGTTACATATATATTAACCTTCCATAagcataatgaaatatatttttgtggaCCCAGATTCTAATGTAAATAAGTTGGAATTTTAAGAGTGATGTATATGAATTCATGGATTTCACAAGTCTTGAGTATTGTATGATTAATAGATTACTTATTAAAGACCACAATTGTCTGCATGTAGATGCCCATCCCTATACACAGCCACTTATCCCCTGTAAAACTCATTATGAATGTGCTGAATATTAAATTATTCAATGATAGAGTAATATATGTTGGATGAAGCTAGTTTCTCTTGCTTAtttcagacctgccaaccagtacgttttggCCGTAATgagtacgtttttgcaaccaaaatacggcagtatgttttttctttaaaaaatatgttaaactttttttttttttacaaaatcgtaatttattgagaaaaatcgtatctctatttcataaaacttacaccaaTATGGTTATTAAATCagtgtaatttcaggtaactttttttttcaatcattttgttaaaaccagggtgagatattcACATGTttcaacgtttttttttttgtctggaaGAGCAGTGAGCATTTTAGCTTGAACGCCGCGATGAGCGAGTGTGCACGGCATTTTATTATGAGATAcagttttttttgggaaaagTACAGTTTTTTATCATAGGATacatttttcattcccagaggttggcaggttctttttttttctataccgGTAGGTGGACCAAAAGTTATCAGGAATTATTTTAAACATGAACAGAATTTTAGGAAAATGTTAGTGCTCAGACATTATGTTCTATTACCAACATATGTAAATTGTCAATTCTTCCCCATGtctgaaaaataaatcattcccttttgttttcccttttcaatattttttgttgtaaagATGTCTTTTAAAATCTATAAAGTTAACAGCATGGATTCCTGTGCATGTAGCAATATTTGCTTAGGTACCGATATATTTCTCattgtattatattattttagGGCATAGAGAGCAAGAAGAGAGCCCCCAAGGTCAAACCAGAGATCAAGAAATCCTTAGCAAGTAATCCCAAACCAACCTTCACGTTCCCTGATGTAGAAAACATGAAGATCTTTAAAGATGATGGTAAGTTGATTTCTCaatgttttcaaaattctgGTGATATGAACAGGAGTGTATTCTATTTCTTCTGTATGGAGTAATATAGACCTTAAGCATGTGATTGATATCATAATCTCATAttgccctccctcagaggatataggaatatgTGTTTAACAGAGTTGTCGGGAATGCGCCAGCTGCATATCACTATTACATGCAAGGCAATGGCACTGACCTCCAAGAAGCTGGTGCAATAATATCAAAGCATACGGTCTATTGTGATTTGTGAATTTAACTTCATTGGAGTTGACAACGGCTCACatcttttttcaataaaaatataggAAATTGGTTTAAAAATTCAGTGTCAGTTCTTTCTTAgattcaaaggtaaaaaaaaaacaatcaccaCCATACGCTATGTCTTCATTGCATATTGTCTTACTAGATATTTGATTTCTAGGAATACTGACCCCGTGAAAACATCACAcattattatgatgataattatgataatgatacttTACTTGACCATTATAGTACTGTCTCTGTCTTTCCTAGACCGGACCTTCAACCGGCTTCCTGCCGAGGATTGCTTGTCTTCACACCTAGATCGTCTTGGTACCATGAAGACCACTCTATTTAGATACCCTGTCAGAGATGTTGATGATATCAATCCAGACTTCTCACATCTCTCATTGGATAAGATCATCAGACCCAGCCAATCAGGTGATATATTACCTCCActggtaatcatgattacaatgtcATATtctacccagggtagccacttcagttacgAAAACTATCCTCCCAGTGGGCATAACATGATTGTGttgttattaccccggctttagcatggctaccttAATCGGGcactcgagcattcaaggaatttcttcctaacGGGTACTTACTGACTTCACCTGGGtttagtgcagcacagtgtcaaaaattttgctgaaggaaagcacACAATGACTGGGAATCAAACCTACCAAAAAGGGGTTTGGGTAGATCTTCAATTTGTTAGATTATTAGATGGCTCAATATGGGATACCGGACGTTCCATCGCTATTTCTCTtgtgacaagttgtcagatc
It contains:
- the LOC121424895 gene encoding uncharacterized protein LOC121424895 — its product is MATSIQHNVDTENPGGVMAGKRGQMLSAGPRRGLGKVFSSNENSLVTPHRKALGDLSNNKASRQPLGSLSNTIHKTNQGSGLIKKPLGSQLKTPGPGIKVFGEGPALKGIESKKRAPKVKPEIKKSLASNPKPTFTFPDVENMKIFKDDDRTFNRLPAEDCLSSHLDRLGTMKTTLFRYPVRDVDDINPDFSHLSLDKIIRPSQSDDDLLIPPSSTPMECLDLPPVESIDFLDINNLIFD